Within the Roseicitreum antarcticum genome, the region CGCGGTTGCTGGTGATCTCATCCAAGATCGCGCCGGGCACGCAGCGGTTCCAGATCTTGCACCAATTGGCGTTGATCGCGCAGAACGATCTGCTGGAGGCGACGCTGGATCTGGCGCGGTTCCAGTCGGATGCGGCGCGCGATATCGCCAAGATCGGGCTGGCGAATTACTTTGCGGGGGCGCTGATGATGCCCTACCGCCGGTTTCAAGCCGCAGCGCAAGAGGTGCGGCACGATCTGGAGCGGCTGGCCGACCTGTTCGGCGCCTCGGTCGAGCAGGTGGCGCACCGGCTGTCGACGCTGCAACGCCCCGGCGCGAAGGGGGTGCCGTTCTTCTTTGTGCGGGTCGATCAGGCGGGCACGATCACCAAGCGGCATTCGGCGACGCGGCTGCAATTTGCGCGCTATGGCGGCGGCTGCCCGCTGTGGAACGTGCATCAGGCGTTCGAGACCCCGGGGCGCGTATTGCGCCAGCTGGCCGAGACGCCGGACGGGGCGCGCTACATCTGCCTTGCGCTGGCGGTGTCAAAGCCCGGCGGCAGCTATCGCGCCCCGGTGCGGCGCTATGCCATCGGGCTGGGCTGTGAGATCGCGCATGCGGGGGCGCTGGTCTATGCCGACGATCTGGAAATCAGCCGCCCGCAGGCCTTTGAGCCGATTGGCATTTCCTGCAGGATCTGTGAGCGGCGGGGCTGTCACCAGCGGTCGGTGCCGCCGCTGGAACGGCGGCTGCGCATCGACCCTGACCGGCGCGGCGTGTTGCCCTATGAGGTCGAGGGCTGAAGCGGGCGCGGGTTGAGTGGCGGGCGCAATGCGGTGCCGCTTAGCGTTTCCGGGGCTTGGCCGCGTCGGATTTGTTGCCGCGCGCGCCGGTCCGTACGGGGGTATTGGCCACGTTCTCGTCGTTCAGCTTGCGCCAGCGGTCCAGCCGGTCGGGGGACAGGCGGCCCGACGCCACGGCTTTTTGCACGGCGCAGCCCGGTTCATGGGCATGGGTGCAGTCGCGAAAGCGGCAGTCGGGCGCAAGTTCGGTGATTTCTGCGAACAGGATGTCGAGGCCGTCGGCCACGTCGCTGACGTGCAAGGTGCGCATGCCGGGCGTGTCGATCACCCAGCCGCCGCCCTGAATGGCGTGCAGCGACCGCGCCGTGGTCGTGTGCCGGCCCTTGGCGTCCTGCGCGCGGATGTCGCCGGTGGGTTGCTGTGCGTCCGGCGCCTTGGCGGCCAGCGTGTTCAGCAGCGTCGATTTGCCCACGCCCGACGATCCGACCAGCGCCACCGTCTGGCCCGGTCCGCACCATGGCGCAAGGGTTTTGGCGGCATCAGGCGCCTTGGCGTTCAGCGTGACCACGGCAAGGTCGCGTTGCAAGGCACCGGCCTGCGCGCGGAAGATTTCGGCGTCGGCCACCTGATCGACCTTGGTCAGGACGATGACGGGGTTGGTCCCGGCCTCATTCGCCAGCGCCAGGTAGCGTTCCAGCCGGGCGACGTTGAAATCGTCGTTGCACGAGGTGACGATGAACAGGGTATCGACATTGGCCGCGATCAGTTGCGGGATATGTGCGCTTTCGGTGCGGCGGCGCAGCAGGGTGCGGCGGTTCAACCGGCGCACGGCGCTGCGGGTTTCCGGATCCATCAGCACCCAATCGCCCACCGCGTAATCCGAGGTGCCGCCAAGGTGGGCAAGGCGCAATTGTTCGCCACCCCCCGTGGCCCCGGTTTCCGCCAGCAGGCGGGCACGGTGCACCACGGCAATGCGCACCGGGGTCATGCCCGTGTCGTCAGCCGTTAGCTGGGCGGCAAAGAAGGGCTGCCAGCCAAGGCTGTCGATTGCTGCATCCGGGCATAGGGGTGGGGCGTCGTTCATCGGACCTGTTTGGCCGCAGCGGGGGAAAGATGCAACGGCTTTGGAAGGGCGGCGGCGGAATTGCGCGGGGTTTGGTTGTGCAGGGTGCCGGGGCGCGGGGGGGTCATCAGGGCCTTTTGGGGGGCAGGTCGCTTGCGCCGGGCGGTATTGCGCCGGTGCCTGCATCCTCTAGCCCGACGGCCCGCAAAATCGCGGGAATCTGCTTTTTCACCTTGAAGAAGCCCGCCGTCGCGTGGGGCCAGATGGCGCGGTCCCAGTCGCGCTGCCATTCGCACAGGCGGATGCCCTGTGCGTCAAGGTCGGGCGCAGCCTGTTGCAGCCAGTCATGCAGGGGACCTTGCGGGATGAAGGGCGTGACGATCTGGCGTGCCCCGGCGCGCGCGGCAAAGCTGGCCAGATCGCGCGGCAGGCCCGCATGCAACGGCATGGCCGCATGGCCCGTGCGCGTGGCGGCATCGGCCAAAGCCGCGCCTTCAAAGCCCGCGACACGGCCGGGCACGGGCAGCGGAGAGCGCAGGGTACTGGCCGCCAGCGTTGCGACCGCGCGAATGTCGATGGTCGTCAGGTCGAAGTCTTCCGGGCGGCAATCTTCTTCGGTGATCAGCAGCAGGCTGGGCACGCCGGGTTGCGGCGGAATGGGCG harbors:
- a CDS encoding helix-turn-helix domain-containing protein, coding for MAPQKLYAGAKLRETRTRLALTQKDFAARLGVSLPYLNQMENNNRPLSTTVVLALAREFGMDVTELSAGDSERLVSDLREAMADPVFGTTPPGLPDLRLVSANAPALARAFLDLHRAYRQSHERLASLDEALGHADTDSRPSAWEEVRDFFHYCDNYIDPVDRAAELFAEKFAVQAGAGAGPVMGGDALPPALEALAARGVTVQYADTPVLRSYDAGARLLVISSKIAPGTQRFQILHQLALIAQNDLLEATLDLARFQSDAARDIAKIGLANYFAGALMMPYRRFQAAAQEVRHDLERLADLFGASVEQVAHRLSTLQRPGAKGVPFFFVRVDQAGTITKRHSATRLQFARYGGGCPLWNVHQAFETPGRVLRQLAETPDGARYICLALAVSKPGGSYRAPVRRYAIGLGCEIAHAGALVYADDLEISRPQAFEPIGISCRICERRGCHQRSVPPLERRLRIDPDRRGVLPYEVEG
- the rsgA gene encoding ribosome small subunit-dependent GTPase A codes for the protein MNDAPPLCPDAAIDSLGWQPFFAAQLTADDTGMTPVRIAVVHRARLLAETGATGGGEQLRLAHLGGTSDYAVGDWVLMDPETRSAVRRLNRRTLLRRRTESAHIPQLIAANVDTLFIVTSCNDDFNVARLERYLALANEAGTNPVIVLTKVDQVADAEIFRAQAGALQRDLAVVTLNAKAPDAAKTLAPWCGPGQTVALVGSSGVGKSTLLNTLAAKAPDAQQPTGDIRAQDAKGRHTTTARSLHAIQGGGWVIDTPGMRTLHVSDVADGLDILFAEITELAPDCRFRDCTHAHEPGCAVQKAVASGRLSPDRLDRWRKLNDENVANTPVRTGARGNKSDAAKPRKR